In the genome of Streptomyces sp. 846.5, the window CACCACCAGGCCGAAGCCGACCAGCACGATGGACGCGAGGAACGGCAGCCGCCATCCCCATGCCTGGAACCGGTCCTCCGGCAGCAGCGCCGACAGCAGCCAGAACAGTCCGGTGGCCAGGGCGAACCCGACCGACGGTCCGAGCTGGACGAACCCGGCCAGCCGTCCGCGCCGCCCCTCCCCGGCGTGCTCGACCGCGAGCAGCGCCGCACCGCCGAACTCGCCGCCGAGGCCCACTCCTTGGAGGAACCGCAGCACGGTGAGGGCGACGGGCGACCAGACTCCCCAGTGCGCGTAGCCGGGCAGCAGACCGACGGCCGTGGTCGACAGGCCCATCAGCAGCAGTGAGGCGACGAGCACCCGTTTGCGTCCCACCCGGTCGCCCAACTGACCGAAGACGGCAGCCCCGGTCGGCCGGCCCAGGAAGCCGACCGCATACACCGAGAAGGCCGCCAGCAGGCCGTTGACCGGGGTCAGCGCCGGGAAGAAGGTCCGGCCGAAGACCAGGGCGGCGGCGGTGCCGTAGATGAAGAAGTCGTAGAACTCGATGGTGGTGCCGACGAGTACGGCGGCAGCGATCCGAGCGGGGCGTACGGAGCGAGCGGGTACGGCGTCCGCGGTGGCAGCCTGGCGAAGCGGCTGAGTTCCTGACATATCGCCATAGTGACGGAGTGTGACCGTCCACCGCGATCACACGGGAGGGTGATTGCGCGTGCCGCCCTGAACGGTGCCGCGCCAGGTCAGCCCGCGCTGATACGCACCGTCGCGCCCTCGGGGAGGTCGTGGACCTGCTGGGCGATGGGGCCACGGATCCGCATGGCGAGGGCCGCGTCGCGGGCGACGAAGTTGTCGAAGTCGTAGCCGCCGCCGGCGATGAAGAAGGTCAGCGGGACCAGCCGCTCGCCCGCGTCCAGGGCGCCCTTCTCCTTCTGGTAGGCGTAGGCGAAGGAGGCGGCGCCGTTCACGTCCTCGTCGGAGAGCAGCCAGGCCGCCCAGTCCTCCAGGCTGTCGCCGAGCGGGGTGACCCGGGCCGTCTCGGGGTCGAAAAGAACGACCTCTTCACCGCCCTCGATCGCGAACTGCCTCCCGAAGATGTCCTGACCGAAGCAGAACAGGTCGTCGGCGAGGCCGTCGTAGGTGTCCTTCCAGGTGTCCTCGCTGTTCCAGGTCAGCAGGTCGGCGCCGTAGCCCTCCTCGCCGACCCGGAACACCTGGATCCCCGCGTTGAACACGAAGAACCCGTTGATGCGGGAGATCATCGCGCCCAACTCGGCGAGCGGACCCTCCTCGACCCCGAAGTCGAGCTCCGCGGAGGGACCCATGGGTCCACGGGCCCGGCCGAGAAGCTGCTCCAGGGCCGAACCGGCCTCGTCGGAGGTGTTGTCGGTCATCACTGTGCCTTCTCTGCTTCGGGGCCGATCGGACGGGTCAGATAGTACTCACGCACCCGGTCGGTACAGACCAGACGGAGAGTCGGGTGCAGGACCATCGAGTCCGGGATCGCGTCCCACGCCTGGTAGGGCCACCACCGGCGGTGTGCGGCCAGCAGCATCTCCTCGCCCTCGGCGAGCGCGCCTTCCGTCGCATACCAGCCTGCCATCCACACGCAGATGGCATGCTGCTCGGGAGTCTCCCCGGTGCGCTCGGACAGGTCGCGTGCTCGGGGGAAGTCGTTGGCCGAGTGCAGGGCCTGCCAAACGACCCGCTGCTGGCGCCCGGAGAGCTCCAGGTACTCCCGTCCCACCAGGTCCGCCCCGATCACGCCCTCCAGGGGCTTCGCTTCGCCGCCCCAGGCTCCGGCGTTCGGGAGCATGTCCACCGCGGGCCGCTCGCCGAGCGACGAAGCCGTCC includes:
- a CDS encoding DUF2625 family protein yields the protein MTDNTSDEAGSALEQLLGRARGPMGPSAELDFGVEEGPLAELGAMISRINGFFVFNAGIQVFRVGEEGYGADLLTWNSEDTWKDTYDGLADDLFCFGQDIFGRQFAIEGGEEVVLFDPETARVTPLGDSLEDWAAWLLSDEDVNGAASFAYAYQKEKGALDAGERLVPLTFFIAGGGYDFDNFVARDAALAMRIRGPIAQQVHDLPEGATVRISAG